A region from the Aphis gossypii isolate Hap1 chromosome 1, ASM2018417v2, whole genome shotgun sequence genome encodes:
- the LOC114132713 gene encoding peroxidase-like yields the protein MKKVPFCLVLIISISCERQNKENELYTDLNRNSEIQTIQYEETHNCMSGELISDLNPSIIPSLMDPSNSVGFLQPQDIDLADRCFPKPVCDSTAKYRTMNGSCNNLLFPIWGQSNSANIRIIQADYSDGKNQPRRAKSGKPLPNARKIRTTLFPSVDNPSPKYNTLFMQFGQTVAHDTELILSKVLSNGSDLECCNPDGSTPKILPRDCLQITIPHDDPDSPKTRCFSTPRAADTADLGCDIKPVRQQIAVTSFIDASLLYGSNDITARSLRTFSNGKLRRQLGPKGKSYLPNVKQATKECNVVNDGTVCYASGDVRVNQHPNIAVQTISLLRLHNMLCDDLKKINPSWDDERLYQEARKLLIGMYQHVVYNEFVPGLLGKDYARANKLLPLKKGFNMDYDKFLNPTTITSFTGAAYRSLHSEIQGFMDLVNEARKVTSKIRLSDFFLRTDIVQRGDNYDSFTRGLLSQITQDQDQFFTSEVSEHLFRDPNKTEGFDLVSFDLERGRDFGEPSYNKFRQLCGLSEAKTFDDFTDQITKKNVDTLASLYEHVDDVDFYAAGLLEKLKPGSSLGHTFQCISGEMFFRWKFGDRFFYEFGNQTGSFRLDQLDEIRKTSLSLILCMTSDIQSVQRNAFDVISSQNKLVPCSSLPKLNLDPWKEF from the exons atgaaaaaagttcCATTTTGTCTGGTGTTAATTATTAGCATATCATGCGAACgtcaaaataaagaaaacgaATTATATACag aTTTGAATAGAAATTCGGAAATTCAGACAATTCAGTATGAAGAGACACATAATTGCATGAGCGGTGAACTCATTTCGGATCTTAATCCTTCTATCATacc gtCACTAATGGATCCATCAAATTCTGTTGGATTTTTACAACCTCAAGACATTGATCTAGCTGATCGATGTTTTCCCAAACCAGTATGTGATTCCACAGCTAAATATAGAACCATGAATGGgagttgtaataatttattatttccaatcTGGGGACAATCTAACTCAGCAAATATACGAATTATTCAAGCGGACTATTCAgatg GTAAGAATCAACCAAGAAGAGCAAAATCAGGTAAACCATTACCAAACGCAAGAAAAATACGAACAACTTTGTTCCCGAGCGTCGATAATCCCTCacctaagtataatacattgtttatgCAATTTGGTCAAACAGTTGCACATGATACTGAATTAATACTTTCTAAAGTTTTAA GTAATGGGAGTGACCTAGAATGTTGCAATCCAGATGGATCCACACCAAAAATACTACCTCGAGATTGCCTTCAAATTACAATCCCGCATGATGATCCTGATAGTCCAAAAACACGATGTTTTTCCACTCCACGAGCCGCTGATACAGCAGATTTAGGTTGTGACATAAAACCAGTCAGACAA CAAATTGCAGTTACCAGTTTCATTGATGcttcattattatatggttCAAATGATATTACAGCACGTTCTTTACGAACATTTTCTAATGGAAAACTTAGAAGACAATTGGGACCTAAAGGAAAATCATATTTACCTAACGTTAAACAAGCAACAAAAGAATGTAACGTGGTTAATGATGGAACTGTGTGCTACGCATctg GTGATGTAAGAGTAAACCAACATCCCAACATCGCAGTTCAGACGATATCACTATTGAGACTACATAACATGTTGTGCGATgatctcaaaaaaataaatccctCTTGGGACGACGAACGATTATACCAAGAAGCCAGAAAATTACTCATAGGAATGTATCAGCACGTGGTATACAATGAATTCGTTCCTGGACTTCTAG gaAAAGATTATGCCAGAGCAAACAAATTACTACCATTAAAGAAAGGTTTTAATATggattatgataaatttttaaatccaacTACGATAACCAGTTTTACCGGTGCAGCATACAGATCACTTCATAGCGAAATACAAGGATTTATGGA tttggtAAATGAAGCCAGAAAAGTTACGTCAAAAATTCGTttgagtgatttttttttaagaactgACATAGTGCAAAGAGGAGACAATTATGATAGTTTTACTAGAGGTTTACTTAGCCAAATTACGCAGGACCAAGATCAATTTTTCACATCTGag GTTAGCGAACATCTATTTAGAGATCCAAACAAAACAGAAGGATTCGATTTAGTCAGCTTTGACTTGGAACGTGGTAGAGATTTTGGAGAACCatcatacaataaatttaggcAACTGTGCGGATTGAGTGAAGCCAAGACTTTTGATGATTTTACAgatcaaataacaaaaaaa aatGTTGATACTTTAGCTAGCTTGTACGAGCATGTCGATGATGTAGACTTTTACGCGGCTGGTTTGCTGGAAAAACTGAAACCGGGATCTTCGTTAGGTCACACATTTCAATGTATTTCTGGAGAAATGTTTTTCAGATGGAAATTTGGCGATCGATTCTTTTACGAATTTGGAAACCAAACTGGATCTTTTCGCTTAG atCAACTTGATGAAATACGAAAAACATCATTATCACTAATCCTGTGTATGACATCAGACATTCAATCTGTACAACGCAATGCTTTTGATGTAATCAGTAGTCA aaataaacTGGTACCTTGCAGTTCCTTACCAAAACTCAACCTGGATCCTTGGAAAGAATTTTAA